A genome region from Cucurbita pepo subsp. pepo cultivar mu-cu-16 chromosome LG02, ASM280686v2, whole genome shotgun sequence includes the following:
- the LOC111789264 gene encoding eukaryotic translation initiation factor 5B-like, protein MGRKKPTARDDDSAPAAAQGGGKSKKKTFAVDDDEYSIGTELSEEAPVQEENVVITGKKKGKKGNSKVSQVKGDDDEDDDVDSVSEIVITGKKKGKSKKGGSSSAFSASSFGLLEEEGEDGADNDDESVLTAEKDDDEGDDSEIKFSGKKSSAKSSKKSGFSAVSAFSALDDEEDEDVIDNENKVDEGIDDEPVITFTGKKKSSKGAKKGVNAFSGFSGLDYQDEDRDAGKVEDEDVTTISFSGKKKKSAKGSKKSGNSVSVAFADEDNDGDVSISEPDKLQNDGVDEDDDNVIAFSGKKKSSKKKSSSPFITLSDENLPGNDVKDVFVPEVLNSASSSFASDLSKANKTEGVAETSKNKKKKKKSGRTAQEEDDLDKILAELGEGPTISKPADPPLSSQEAKVENPPDLVTPPDASAEKEAEEESTETAAARKKKKKKEKEKEKKAAAAAAAAAEGKDEKIEEVKTEIIEPKKGAAKSKVPDKKVPKHVREMQEAMARRKEEEERRKREEEEKLRKEEEERRRQEELERQAEEAKRRKKEREKEKLLKKKQEGKLLTGKQKEEQRRLEAMRNQILASSGGLPLSASDPSAPTKRPKYQTKKSKPAHHQTNGSAQTKVMEHTEEKIQEKDVADSEILESEKIEPVESIHVEEKSDILEVSEDNELKKEDEDEDEDEWDAKSWDDAVVDLSLKSSFADEELDSETENGMKKDGKNGAQTSRDAGAKPIAPAQKSLPSQPIRSQDIENRKNQPEVEVVDKGKRKDDAVRKKISTSDTTTKQQEENLRSPICCIMGHVDTGKTKLLDCIRGTNVQEGEAGGITQQIGATYFPAENIRERTRELKADAKLMVPGLLVIDTPGHESFTNLRSRGSGLCDLAILVVDIMHGLEPQTIESLNLLRMRNTEFIIALNKVDRLYGWKTIRNAPILKTMKQQSKDVQNEFNMRLIQIITQFKEQGLNTELYYKNKEMGETFSIVPTSAVTGEGIPDLLLLLVQWAQKTMTKKLTYSDEVQCTVLEVKVVEGHGTTIDVILVNGVLHEGDQIVVCGMQGPIVTTIRALLTPHPMKELRVKGTYLHHKEIKAAQGIKITGQGLEHAIAGTSLHVVGPEDDLEDIKDSAMEDMKSVMSRIDKTGEGVCVQASTLGSLEALLEFLKSPAVSIPVSGISIGPVHKKDVMKASVMLEKKKEYATILAFDVKVTPEARELADELGVKIFIADIIYHLFDQFKAYIDNLKEEKKKEAAEEAVFPCVLKILPNCIFNKKDPIVLGVDVIDGIAKVGTPICIPQREFIEIGRIASIENNHKPVDYAKKGQKIAIKIVGHSSEEQQKMYGRHFDLEDELVSHISRKSIDLLKANYRDDLSTEEWRLVVKLKNLFKIQ, encoded by the exons ATGGGTCGAAAGAAGCCTACTGCACGGGATGATGACAGCGCCCCAGCGGCAGCTCAGGGTGGTGGGAAGTCGAAGAAAAAGACATTTGCAGTAGACGATGATGAGTACTCCATCGGAACCGAGTTGTCTGAAGAAGCCCCAGTTCAGGAGGAGAATGTCGTGATAACTGGGAAAAAGAAGGGTAAGAAGGgaaattcaaaagtttcacAAGTTAAAGGGGATGATGATGAGGATGATGATGTGGATAGTGTTTCAGAAATTGTTATCACCGGGAAGAAGAAGGGTAAGTCGAAGAAGGGTGGAAGTAGCAGTGCCTTTTCTGCTTCCAGCTTTGGTTTACTTGAGGAGGAGGGAGAGGATGGTGctgataatgatgatgaatctGTGTTAACTGCAGAAAAGGATGACGATGAAGGGGATGATTCTGAAATCAAGTTTTCAGGTAAGAAGTCGTCGGCGAAGTCTTCCAAGAAGAGTGGTTTTTCTGCAGTGTCAGCATTCAGTGCCCTTGATGACGAGGAAGATGAGGATGTAATTGATAATGAGAACAAAGTTGACGAAGGGATTGATGATGAGCCTGTTATTACATTTACAGGTAAGAAAAAGTCATCAAAAGGTGCCAAAAAGGGTGTGAATGCATTTTCAGGTTTTAGTGGTCTTGACTATCAGGATGAGGACAGAGATGCTGGTAAGGTTGAGGATGAAGATGTTACAACGATTAGCTTCTCtggtaagaaaaagaagtcagCTAAGGGTTCAAAGAAAAGTGGCAATTCGGTTAGTGTAGCATTTGCTGATGAGGATAATGATGGCGATGTTTCTATTTCAGAGCCagataaattacaaaatgatggtgttgatgaagatgatgacaaTGTTATTGCGTTTTCTGGCAAGAAAAAGTCCTCTAAGAAGAAAAGCAGCAGTCCTTTTATCACATTAAGTGATGAAAATCTGCCGGGCAATGATGTTAAAGATGTATTCGTACCTGAAGTACTTAATTCAGCAAGTAGCAGTTTTGCTTCCGATCTATCTAAAGCTAACAAGACGGAGGGGGTAGcagaaacttcaaaaaataaaaagaaaaagaagaagagtggAAGGACTGcccaagaagaagatgatttgGATAAGATTCTTGCTGAGCTAGGAGAGGGGCCTACTATATCAAAACCAGCCGACCCTCCTCTCTCTTCACAAGAGGCCAAAGTTGAGAACCCACCTGACCTTGTAACTCCTCCTGATGCATCAGCTGAAAAGGAAGCTGAAGAAGAGAGCACAGAAACGGCTGCAgctaggaagaagaaaaagaaaaaggagaaggaaaaggagaaaaaggcTGCAGCTGCAGCGGCAGCAGCTGCTGAAGGGAAGGATGAGAAAATTGAGGAGGTAAAGACTGAAATTATAGAACCCAAAAAAGGTGCTGCAAAGAGTAAAGTGCCAGATAAGAAAGTGCCGAAGCATGTTAGGGAGATGCAAGAGGCTATGGCTaggaggaaagaagaagaagagagaaggaaaagggaagaggaagagaaattgaggaaggaggaagaagagagacgGAGGCAAGAAGAACTTGAAAGGCAAGCTGAGGAGGCTAAGCGtaggaaaaaggaaagagaaaaagagaagctcctaaagaagaaacaagaaggcAAGCTGTTAACAGggaaacaaaaggaagaacaacGGAGGTTGGAGGCAATGAGGAACCAGATATTAGCAAGTTCAGGGGGTTTGCCACTGTCTGCATCTGACCCTAGTGCACCAACCAAACGACCAAAATACCAGACAAAGAAGTCAAAACCTGCCCATCATCAAACAAATGGTAGTGCGCAAACTAAGGTGATGGAACATACAGAAGAAAAGATACAAGAAAAAGATGTGGCAGATTCTGAAATATTGGAGTCTGAGAAGATTGAACCTGTTGAGTCGATTCACGTGGAGGAAAAATCGGATATTCTTGAGGTTTCTGAAGATAATGAACTTAAAAAAGAGGACGAGGATGAGGATGAGGATGAGTGGGATGCAAAGAGTTGGGATGATGCTGTTGTTGATCTTTCCTTAAAAAGTTCCTTTGCTGATGAGGAGCTTGATTCAGAGACTGAGAATGGCATGAAAAAGGATGGAAAGAATGGTGCACAAACTTCACGTGATGCAG GTGCCAAGCCAATTGCCCCTGCCCAAAAAAGTTTACCTTCTCAGCCTATAAGGTCTCAAGATATTGAAAACAGAAAGAATCAGCCTGAGGTTGAGGTTGTTGACAAGGGCAAACGAAAAGATGATGCTGTTaggaaaaaaatttcaacatcaGATACTACTACTAAACAACAGGAAGAAAATCTTCGCTCACCCATTTGTTGTATTATGGGCCACGTTGACACTGGTAAAACCAAACTACTGGACTGTATTCGTGGTACAAATGTTCAAGAGGGAGAGGCAGGAGGAATTACGCAGCAGATTGGGGCAACATATTTTCCTGCTGAGAACATTCGTGAAAGAACTAGGGAATTGAAAGCTGATGCAAAGCTGATGGTTCCTGGCTTGCTTGTTATTGATACCCCTGGGCACGAATCATTTACAAATTTGCGTTCTCGTGGTTCGGGTTTATGTGACCTTGCAATTTTGGTTGTTGACATCATGCATGGCTTAGAGCCACAAACAATAGAATCTCTAAATCTCTTGAGGATGAGAAACACAGAATTTATTATTGCTCTGAATAAG GTTGACAGACTTTATGGGTGGAAAACAATCCGCAATGCACCAATACTGAAGACAATGAAGCAGCAATCCAAGGATGTGCAGAATGAGTTCAATATGAGGCTTATTCAG ATTATCACTCAATTTAAAGAGCAGGGATTGAATACCGAGCtgtattataaaaataaagaaatgggGGAGACTTTCAGTATAGTACCTACAAGTGCTGTTAC TGGTGAAGGTATTCCAGacttgttattattattggttcAGTGGGCGCAGAAAACCATGACGAAGAAACTTACATATAGTGATGAAGTGCAG TGTACGGTCTTGGAGGTCAAGGTTGTTGAAGGCCATGGAACAACTATTGATGTCATATTGGTTAACGGTGTACTGCATGAAGGAGATCAAATAGTTGTTTGTGGCATGCAG GGCCCAATTGTTACCACTATTCGAGCCCTATTGACCCCGCATCCAATGAAGGAGCTCCGAGTGAAG GGAACGTATCTGCATCATAAAGAAATCAAGGCTGCTCAGGGAATTAAAATAACTGGACAG GGTCTTGAGCATGCCATTGCTGGAACCAGTCTTCATGTGGTAGGTCCTGAGGATGACTTGGAAGACATTAAGGATTCAGCTATGGAAGATATGAAGTCAGTAATGAGCAGGATAGACAAGACTGGTGAGGGAGTCTGTGTTCAAGCATCTACACTTGGTTCCTTGGAAGCATTGTTGGAGTTTTTGAAGAGTCCGGCTGTGAGCATTCCTGTTAGTGGAATAAGTATAGGACCCGTTCATAAAAAAGATGTCATGAAAGCTAGCGTAAtgcttgaaaagaaaaaggaatatgCCACTATTTTGGCTTTTGATGTTAAAGTGACTCCAGAAGCTCGAGAACTTGCTGATGAGCTTGGTGTGAAGATTTTTATTGCTGATATCATCTATCACTTGTTCGACCAGTTCAAGGCCTACATTGATAATcttaaagaggaaaagaagaaagaagctgCTGAGGAAGCAGTCTTTCCTTGTGTTCTCAAGATTTTACCTAACTGCATTTTCAACAAGAAGGATCCAATTGTGTTGGGGGTTGATGTAATTGATGGCATTGCCAAG